The Acidobacteriota bacterium region TCCGCGCGTCGCCCACTTCCCGGCCCCGCATCCGGGCCGCGAAATGGCTCACGAAGGCATGCTCGACGGCATCCTCGATTGCCGAAGTCCGGGCGGTCAGGGCGGTCGCATAGCGGAGGAGCGCATCGAGATGCCGCCTGCAGAGCTCCAGCGATTCCGCCTCCAACCGGGCAGCATCTCCACGAATCTTCCGGCGGTTTCGATGGCAAATCATTTGAAGGTCCCGAAGGCCGCTTTCCGGCGTGACGCCGTCCCCGATCCGTCGGGGGGGTGACCGCCAGCGCACCCAACGCCAATTATAATCAATTATCCTATAGTATACACTGGGGCACGGTCCGCAATTTCATACAAAAGCAAATAATTGTAAAATGGTACCCCTCTACGGTATCCGCAAAATAAATGATAACCGTTTCTCCTCCCGTCCGTTGTACCGGCTGGAGGAGAAACCATGAAAAAGATCACCGCAGCCTTTCTTTGCCTTTTCGCCTTTTCCATCCCGGGCTCGCTCCGGGCGCAGCCGGCGCCGGTCCCCTCGGGAGAGACGGCCGCCGGCCCGTCGGCCCCCGCAAGCGATGTGGAACTGAAATCGGTGCGAGAGGAACTCTTCGGGTTCCTGCGCATGAGCCCGAGGCTCACGATGGCGCTTTCGACCGACCCGTCGCTCCTCGGTTATCCCGATTACGTGAACCGGCACAACCCGGGGCTGGCCGCCTTCATCGGAAGCCACCCGGAGATCGCACGCAACCCCGAGTTTTATCTGTTCGCCCACCTTCCGGGGAACTCGGGGGGCAACGTCCCCTTCCTCTTCCAGCGCGCCGTGTGGCCCGAAAGAGGCGGGGGGTCGAACGGCGACACCATGGTTGCCTTCGTACTCCTGGCCATCATCGGCGCCATCCTCTGGCTCCTGCGTCTCCTCATGCAGAACCGGCGCTGGAACCGCGTCTTCAGGGTGCAGACCGAAATCCATACCAAGCTCCTGGACAAGCTCAGCGGCAACGAGGAGCTGTTCCATTACCTGTCGAGCGACGCCGGCAGGAAATTCATGGAGCTCGCCCCCGTCAGCGCGGCCCTGGCGCAGCCCGGCATCACCGGGGGGGCCGCCGCCCGCATCCTGGCGCCCCTGCAGCTGGGCCTCGTCTCGACCCTCTGCGGCGCGGGGATCCTCTTCGTCCGGCGCTATCTCGGAGACCCGCAGGCGCTGCTCCTGGTCGGCACCCTGGCCCTGATGCTCGGGATCGGCCTCATGCTTTCCGCCGGGATTTCCTTCATTCTCTTCCGACGGCTGGCGCTGAGACCGGGTGAGGCGGATGCAGACTGACGACCGGAGAGGCGCCGGACTTTCATGAAAAGGGAAAAGGGCGTACACTGCACGCACCGTCATTGGAAATCGCCCATGAACAGCCGATCCACGGAATCGATCCTGGCCGACCCCCTTGCCGCCGAGGAAAAGGAAGCGGCGCGAGTGCCGATGACGGAAGAGGGCTTCACCCCCTTTTACCAGCGGACGGTGCGGCAGCTGTCCGCTTACGTCCGACGGGTGTCGGGCAACCCCTCCCTGGCCGAGGACCTGGTCCAGGAGAGCTACCTGCGCTTGCTCTCGGCCCGTGCCCCCTGGGACCAGGGGGAGGACGCCTGCCGCCGCTACCTGTTCCGGATCGCCACCAACCTCCTGCGCGACCATTGGCGCCGTCCTGTGGGGAGACCGCTCGGGGAGGTGCCGGAACGGGCGCTCCCCGCCGTCGACCCTCCGCCCGTCGAGAATCCGGATTACGGGAACCTCGGCGCCGCCCTGCTCTCGCTCAGGCCCGTGGAGCGCCAACTCCTCTGGCTCGCCCACGCCGAGGGGATGTCGCACCGGGAGATCGCGGCGGTCACGGGTTTCGGGACGGCCCGCATCCGGTTGGCCCTCTACCGCTCGCGCCACAAGCTCGCCCGGGCGCTGCGCCGAGAGATGATGATAAGGGAGGTACGGAGATGAGGCTCCCCTTCTGCCCGCAGGAAAGAAAAGTAGCCCGGCTGCTCCTTGAGCACCGCTGGCCCCACGACGCGGGGCCCGCGCTCAGACGGCATGCCGAAAGGTGCGGCCGGTGCGCCGGGACGCTCCTGGCGGTGGAGGCGCTCTCGGGGGCGCGGACGATGGACATGGGCCGGATCCCGCCGGTTTCGGCCGGGCATCTCTGGTGGAGGGGGCAGTTGCTCCGCCGCGCCGCCGAGGCCGAGCGCGCGGCACGGCCGCTGGCCTGGGCGGAGGGGCTGGCGCTCGCCGCCGCCCTGGCGCTCGCCGCCGCCCTGGGGGTCGGGCAACGGGCCACGATCGTGGAGCTGTGCGGTACGTTCGCGGGG contains the following coding sequences:
- a CDS encoding RNA polymerase sigma factor produces the protein MNSRSTESILADPLAAEEKEAARVPMTEEGFTPFYQRTVRQLSAYVRRVSGNPSLAEDLVQESYLRLLSARAPWDQGEDACRRYLFRIATNLLRDHWRRPVGRPLGEVPERALPAVDPPPVENPDYGNLGAALLSLRPVERQLLWLAHAEGMSHREIAAVTGFGTARIRLALYRSRHKLARALRREMMIREVRR